A single Roseinatronobacter monicus DNA region contains:
- a CDS encoding hydrogen peroxide-inducible genes activator: MKITLKQLLYFRALAEARNFGRAAELANVTQPALSMQIKELEGVLGVKLVERLPRDVRLTREGRAVLERAERVLSEAMELEATAHHENLGAALNVGMIPTVAPYLLAGTLARLRAADITRELRLREAQTNDLLSALRDGRLDAVVLADPPRAPDLYADPLFEDRFVLAGSTARLTALGTTSDVLRPMALRPEHLLLLDEGHCLADQALDVCRLDRRQTRLDLGASSMATLCGLVAQGFGLTFLPEIALPAESSAAPDMRLRRFEAPEPARQLALVRRHASEGGAWFDDLHSHLCAAGHDLLQRARQVAPTG; this comes from the coding sequence ATGAAAATCACGCTCAAGCAGTTGCTGTATTTCCGCGCCTTGGCCGAGGCGCGGAATTTCGGGCGCGCGGCAGAGTTGGCGAACGTCACACAACCCGCCTTGTCCATGCAGATCAAAGAGTTGGAAGGGGTGCTGGGCGTCAAACTGGTCGAGCGCTTGCCCCGCGACGTGCGCCTGACACGAGAAGGGCGCGCCGTGTTGGAGCGCGCAGAGCGCGTGTTGTCCGAAGCGATGGAGCTGGAAGCGACAGCGCATCATGAAAATCTGGGTGCCGCCCTGAATGTCGGCATGATCCCGACCGTGGCCCCCTACCTGCTGGCGGGCACACTGGCGCGGCTGCGGGCGGCTGACATTACCCGCGAATTGCGCCTGCGCGAGGCGCAGACAAACGACTTGCTGTCGGCGCTGCGCGATGGCCGTCTGGACGCGGTTGTTCTGGCCGATCCGCCGCGCGCGCCTGACCTCTATGCAGACCCGCTATTCGAGGATCGCTTCGTGCTTGCAGGCTCGACCGCACGGCTTACAGCGCTTGGAACCACGTCGGATGTGCTGCGCCCGATGGCCTTGCGGCCTGAACATCTGCTGTTGCTGGATGAGGGGCATTGCCTTGCGGATCAGGCGCTGGATGTGTGCAGGCTGGACCGCCGCCAGACGCGGCTGGATCTTGGGGCCTCAAGCATGGCCACGCTTTGCGGTTTGGTGGCGCAGGGGTTCGGGCTGACATTCCTGCCGGAAATAGCCCTGCCCGCAGAATCCTCTGCCGCGCCCGATATGCGCCTGCGCCGCTTTGAAGCGCCCGAACCCGCGCGCCAACTGGCCCTTGTGCGCCGACATGCCAGCGAGGGTGGCGCGTGGTTCGATGATCTGCACAGCCATCTCTGCGCCGCAGGACACGACCTGTTGCAACGCGCCCGTCAGGTGGCCCCCACAGGCTAG
- the lipA gene encoding lipoyl synthase — translation MRDLKLPDQRHPEKAHRPVQAQPKKPDWIRVKAPGGKGYAETHKIMREHNLTTVCEEAGCPNVGECWSQGHATMMIMGEICTRGCTFCNVATGKPQTLDAFEPGRVAHAVEKLGLKHVVITSVDRDDLEDGGAEHFAQTIRAVRHRSPDTTIEILTPDFLKCAPSVLEEVVAAKPDVFNHNLETVPGLYPEVRPGARYFHSLRLLQRVKELDPTMFTKSGIMVGLGEDRQGVLQVMDDMRAADVDFITIGQYLQPSPRHHRVDRFVTPDEFKAYDKSAWGKGFLMVSATPLTRSSYHAGDDFARLRAARLAQVARA, via the coding sequence TTGCGCGATTTGAAACTGCCTGACCAGCGTCACCCGGAAAAGGCCCATCGCCCTGTGCAGGCGCAGCCCAAAAAACCCGACTGGATTCGCGTCAAAGCGCCCGGCGGCAAGGGCTATGCCGAAACACACAAGATCATGCGCGAGCACAATCTGACGACCGTGTGCGAAGAGGCAGGCTGCCCAAATGTCGGTGAATGCTGGTCACAAGGCCATGCGACCATGATGATCATGGGCGAAATCTGTACGCGCGGTTGCACATTTTGCAATGTCGCCACAGGTAAGCCACAGACCCTCGACGCATTCGAGCCGGGGCGCGTCGCCCACGCGGTCGAGAAGCTAGGCCTGAAACATGTGGTCATCACAAGCGTTGACCGTGATGATCTGGAAGATGGCGGGGCCGAACATTTCGCCCAGACCATCCGCGCGGTGCGCCATCGCAGCCCCGACACAACCATCGAGATCCTGACCCCCGATTTCCTGAAATGTGCGCCTTCGGTGTTGGAAGAGGTGGTCGCGGCAAAACCCGATGTGTTTAACCACAATCTTGAAACGGTGCCCGGCCTCTATCCTGAAGTGCGCCCCGGCGCGCGCTATTTCCACAGCCTGCGCCTGTTGCAGCGGGTGAAGGAACTGGACCCCACAATGTTCACGAAATCCGGCATCATGGTCGGATTGGGCGAGGACCGGCAAGGCGTGTTGCAGGTCATGGATGACATGCGCGCCGCAGATGTGGATTTCATAACTATCGGCCAGTATCTACAGCCCAGCCCGCGCCACCACCGTGTGGACCGTTTCGTGACACCGGATGAATTCAAAGCCTATGATAAATCAGCTTGGGGCAAGGGGTTTTTGATGGTGTCGGCCACACCGCTGACGCGCTCCAGCTATCACGCGGGCGATGATTTCGCACGCCTGCGCGCCGCGCGTCTGGCACAGGTTGCGCGCGCCTAA
- the rpe gene encoding ribulose-phosphate 3-epimerase: MSFSRAIKIAPSILAADFANFGAECRAVEEQGADWVHIDVMDGHFVPNITFGPATCAAIRPHIKGVMDVHLMIAPVDIYIEGFAKAGADIISAHIEAGPHIHRTLQAIRASGAKAGLAINPGTGLDGVENLLDMIDLVCVMTVNPGFGGQKFIDMTDKVQRLRALIGARPIHIEIDGGITPETAPLMARAGADVLVAGSAVFKGGSVSDPAPYGANIRAIRAAAESATGVAL; the protein is encoded by the coding sequence ATGAGCTTTTCCCGCGCAATCAAGATTGCCCCGTCCATCCTTGCTGCTGATTTCGCCAATTTCGGCGCGGAATGCCGCGCGGTTGAGGAACAGGGCGCCGATTGGGTCCATATTGATGTCATGGACGGCCATTTCGTGCCCAATATCACCTTTGGCCCCGCTACCTGCGCTGCAATCCGGCCGCATATCAAAGGGGTGATGGACGTCCATCTGATGATCGCGCCGGTGGATATTTATATTGAGGGCTTCGCCAAGGCAGGGGCAGATATCATCTCGGCGCATATTGAGGCGGGGCCGCATATCCACCGCACCTTGCAGGCGATCCGCGCCAGTGGTGCAAAAGCGGGTCTTGCGATCAATCCAGGAACCGGCCTCGACGGCGTGGAGAACCTGCTGGATATGATTGATCTGGTCTGTGTCATGACCGTCAACCCCGGCTTTGGCGGGCAGAAATTCATTGATATGACCGACAAGGTGCAGCGCTTGCGCGCGCTGATCGGGGCGCGCCCCATCCATATCGAGATTGATGGCGGCATCACCCCGGAAACCGCACCCCTTATGGCACGCGCAGGCGCAGATGTGCTTGTCGCAGGCTCGGCAGTGTTCAAGGGCGGCTCGGTCAGTGACCCCGCACCCTATGGCGCGAATATCCGCGCGATCCGGGCTGCGGCAGAGAGCGCAACCGGGGTTGCCTTGTGA
- the gph gene encoding phosphoglycolate phosphatase (PGP is an essential enzyme in the glycolate salvage pathway in higher organisms (photorespiration in plants). Phosphoglycolate results from the oxidase activity of RubisCO in the Calvin cycle when concentrations of carbon dioxide are low relative to oxygen. This enzyme is a member of the Haloacid Dehalogenase (HAD) superfamily of aspartate-nucleophile hydrolase enzymes (PF00702).), with protein MSRAVIFDLDGTLIDSAPDIWRAANAVLEGEGLPLVTFEQSRGFIGRGARVFVERMELAVTGANEAARTTHLHARFLHFYERAHENTRVYPHVAEALKGLRSAGLRLGLCTNKPFRPTEAALRHLGWSDLFEVVIGGDTLPVAKPDPAPLLEVIARMGLSLPEITYIGDSETDAETAERAGARFGLYTEGYRKAAPETLFHDFLFDDYRHLPDHLAQLKTA; from the coding sequence GTGAGCCGCGCTGTCATTTTCGATCTGGATGGCACGCTGATTGACAGCGCCCCCGACATCTGGCGCGCGGCGAATGCCGTGCTTGAAGGTGAGGGCCTGCCGCTGGTCACATTCGAGCAATCGCGCGGCTTTATCGGGCGCGGCGCGCGCGTGTTTGTCGAGCGGATGGAGCTGGCTGTCACCGGCGCGAACGAGGCGGCGCGCACCACCCATTTGCATGCGCGTTTTTTGCATTTCTATGAACGCGCGCATGAGAACACGCGCGTCTACCCCCATGTCGCAGAAGCGCTGAAGGGGTTGCGCAGCGCTGGGCTGCGGCTGGGCCTGTGCACCAACAAGCCCTTTCGCCCGACCGAAGCCGCATTGCGGCATCTGGGATGGTCGGACCTGTTCGAGGTTGTGATCGGCGGCGACACATTGCCAGTCGCCAAGCCGGACCCCGCCCCTTTGCTGGAAGTGATTGCGCGCATGGGGCTGAGCCTGCCCGAGATCACCTATATCGGCGACAGCGAAACCGACGCCGAGACTGCCGAGCGCGCGGGCGCGCGCTTTGGCCTGTATACCGAGGGCTATCGCAAGGCCGCGCCAGAGACATTGTTTCATGACTTTCTGTTCGATGATTACCGGCACCTGCCGGATCACCTAGCGCAGTTGAAAACCGCATGA
- a CDS encoding tellurium resistance protein: MIRPRRPMPPPLKPPAPGLWRRTPPAIFPPILGLFGLGLGWRAAAQAFGVSPGFGDMILGAVAILFLFALVAWLAKPLRRPTVVLEELRVLPGRAGVAAASLCLMLLAASLVPFAPVLALGLALLAALAQATFIILLTYVMRTGPAEGRVVTPIFHLSFVGFILGGLVANALGHHEVAKWLLWAMLVPAGLIWGISARQLLARVPPAPLRPLLAIHLAPASLFAIVAQGAGLEGAAYAFTALAAAIFAALLVALRWLTASGFSPLWGAFTFPLAAFATALITVSQGVGPMAWAGGVLLAGATIAIPLIAFRILKMWASGPLAAKTNAAEA; this comes from the coding sequence ATGATCCGCCCCCGCCGCCCCATGCCGCCCCCGCTGAAACCGCCTGCACCCGGACTGTGGCGGCGCACGCCGCCCGCAATCTTTCCACCGATTTTAGGATTGTTCGGACTGGGGCTGGGCTGGCGCGCGGCGGCACAGGCTTTTGGAGTTTCACCCGGATTTGGGGATATGATCCTTGGGGCGGTGGCCATATTATTCCTGTTTGCGCTGGTCGCATGGTTGGCCAAACCTTTGCGCAGGCCCACTGTAGTGCTGGAAGAATTGCGGGTTTTGCCGGGGCGCGCAGGCGTTGCGGCGGCCAGCTTGTGCCTGATGCTGCTGGCGGCAAGTCTTGTACCTTTCGCGCCTGTGCTGGCCTTGGGGCTGGCACTGCTGGCCGCACTTGCGCAAGCCACGTTTATTATCTTGCTGACCTATGTCATGCGCACCGGTCCGGCAGAGGGGCGCGTGGTCACACCGATCTTTCACCTCAGTTTCGTGGGCTTCATTCTGGGGGGGCTGGTGGCCAATGCGCTGGGGCATCATGAGGTAGCAAAATGGCTGCTATGGGCCATGCTTGTGCCCGCAGGGCTGATCTGGGGCATAAGCGCGCGTCAGCTTCTGGCGCGTGTGCCGCCTGCCCCCCTGCGGCCCCTGCTGGCCATCCATCTGGCACCCGCGTCGCTGTTTGCGATTGTCGCGCAGGGCGCAGGGCTGGAGGGGGCCGCATATGCGTTCACGGCCTTGGCGGCGGCGATTTTTGCAGCACTTCTGGTCGCGCTGCGCTGGCTGACTGCCAGCGGGTTCTCACCGCTTTGGGGGGCGTTCACCTTTCCGCTGGCCGCCTTTGCGACAGCGCTGATCACAGTGTCGCAAGGCGTGGGACCCATGGCATGGGCGGGGGGTGTCCTTCTGGCCGGAGCAACCATCGCCATTCCGCTGATCGCCTTTCGCATCCTCAAGATGTGGGCCAGTGGCCCGCTTGCCGCCAAGACCAACGCCGCAGAGGCTTAG
- the guaB gene encoding IMP dehydrogenase, protein MEIREALTFDDVLLVPAASRVLPTQADTSTFVTKSIRLNIPLLSSAMDTVTEARMAIAMAQSGGMGVIHRNLDIETQARDVRRVKRFESGIVYNPITLTPNQTLRDAKELQARYNVTGFPVVDEQGRVLGIVTNRDMRFANEDSTPVKAMMSADNLAILREPADRDEARSLMQARRIEKLLVTDGDGRLTGLLTLRDIDRAVLNPTACKDELGRLRVAAATTVGDAGYERSMALIDAGVDLVVIDTAHGHSEGVAQAVARIKAETNTVQVVAGNVATADATRALIDAGADAVKVGIGPGSICTTRIVAGVGVPQLTAIMDCAQAAGDIPVIADGGIKMSGDFAKAIAAGASCAMVGSAIAGTDEAPGEVILYQGRSFKSYRGMGSLGAMARGSADRYFQKDAASDKLVPEGIEGQVAYKGAAGAVVHQLVGGLRAAMGYTGNATVAEMRQNCTFVRITNAGLSESHVHDVQITRESPNYRIG, encoded by the coding sequence ATGGAGATTCGCGAGGCGCTGACCTTTGACGACGTGCTGCTGGTACCTGCCGCGTCCCGCGTGCTGCCGACGCAAGCGGATACATCAACCTTCGTCACAAAATCCATTCGGTTGAATATTCCGCTGCTATCCTCGGCTATGGACACAGTGACCGAGGCGCGCATGGCCATTGCCATGGCGCAATCAGGCGGCATGGGCGTGATCCACCGCAATCTCGATATCGAGACGCAGGCCCGCGATGTGCGGCGCGTGAAGCGGTTTGAATCGGGCATTGTCTATAACCCGATCACCCTGACCCCGAACCAGACGCTGCGCGATGCCAAGGAATTGCAGGCGCGCTATAATGTCACGGGCTTTCCCGTGGTGGACGAACAAGGGCGTGTCCTTGGGATCGTAACCAACCGTGATATGCGCTTTGCCAATGAGGACAGCACCCCCGTCAAAGCGATGATGAGCGCGGATAATCTGGCGATCCTGCGCGAACCCGCCGACCGGGACGAGGCGCGCAGCCTGATGCAGGCGCGCCGGATCGAGAAGCTGCTGGTTACTGATGGCGACGGTCGCCTGACCGGCCTTTTGACGCTGCGCGATATTGACCGCGCCGTGCTGAACCCGACCGCGTGCAAGGACGAGTTGGGCCGTCTGCGCGTGGCGGCGGCGACCACTGTCGGCGATGCCGGGTACGAGCGGTCAATGGCGCTGATTGATGCCGGTGTTGATCTGGTGGTGATCGACACGGCGCATGGCCACTCCGAGGGCGTCGCGCAAGCCGTCGCACGGATCAAGGCGGAAACAAACACAGTTCAGGTTGTGGCGGGCAATGTTGCCACTGCGGATGCAACACGCGCGCTCATTGATGCGGGCGCAGATGCAGTCAAAGTGGGGATCGGGCCCGGCTCGATCTGTACCACGCGGATCGTGGCCGGTGTCGGCGTGCCGCAACTGACGGCGATCATGGATTGCGCGCAGGCAGCAGGCGATATTCCTGTCATCGCAGATGGCGGCATCAAGATGTCCGGCGATTTCGCCAAGGCGATTGCTGCCGGTGCAAGCTGTGCCATGGTTGGCAGCGCCATCGCGGGTACAGATGAAGCGCCGGGCGAAGTCATCCTGTATCAGGGGCGCAGCTTCAAAAGCTATCGCGGCATGGGCAGTCTGGGTGCGATGGCGCGCGGGTCGGCGGATCGGTATTTCCAAAAGGATGCCGCCAGCGACAAGCTGGTGCCCGAAGGGATTGAAGGGCAAGTGGCCTATAAAGGGGCAGCGGGCGCGGTGGTTCATCAGCTTGTGGGCGGTTTGCGCGCAGCAATGGGCTATACCGGCAATGCAACCGTAGCCGAGATGCGGCAGAACTGCACATTCGTGCGGATCACCAATGCCGGATTGAGCGAAAGCCATGTCCATGATGTGCAGATCACACGCGAAAGCCCGAATTACCGCATAGGTTAA
- a CDS encoding SulP family inorganic anion transporter, translating into MLHRFLPFLSWARVYSRADMTNDLIAAAVVTIMLVPQGMAYAMLAGLPPQAGLYGAMLPLLLYAAFGTSNALAVGPVAVVALMTAAAAGSVAEIGGPEYHLAALWIALLSGIMMLTLGLFKLGFLANFLSHPVISGFITAAGILIASSQLRHLLGADVSGKTLPEVIPSLVSNIGGLSPATLALSVVMLTFLFWSRAGLAKLLVRLGLSAPAAKLLGKTGLLIAVVGSTLAVWGFGLDQMGVASVGDIPRGLPQIGLPAFEFDLIHLLLAPAAMIAIVGYVESISIAQTLAAKKRQFIDPDRELVALGLANLGAGLSNAMPVTGGLSRSIVNYDAGAATPAAGAITAVLIGLAVLVLTPLMFYLPRATLAAIIIVAVFSLLDFRALPRTWSYSRADGAAMAATMAVTLLIGVEQGLLAGVGLSLLLYLYRTSRPHMAVVGQVPGTEHFRNVTRHAVVTDPAIFSIRVDESLYFPNARALEDRIVQALADTPALRHVVLQCGAVNYIDASALESLEAINERLDGAGVAFHLSEVKGPVMDQLNRSHFLHDLTGQVFLTQYDAMLALAPDLTRDCLTSERCETQLDKV; encoded by the coding sequence ATGCTTCACCGTTTTCTGCCATTCCTGTCATGGGCGCGCGTCTATTCACGCGCAGATATGACGAATGATCTGATCGCAGCGGCGGTCGTGACCATCATGCTGGTGCCGCAAGGCATGGCCTATGCCATGCTGGCGGGCTTGCCCCCGCAAGCGGGCCTTTATGGCGCGATGCTGCCCTTGCTTCTTTATGCCGCGTTCGGCACCTCGAACGCGCTGGCAGTGGGACCGGTGGCGGTTGTCGCGTTGATGACCGCAGCTGCAGCGGGGTCCGTGGCCGAAATTGGCGGGCCGGAATACCATCTGGCCGCCCTGTGGATTGCGCTGCTGTCCGGCATCATGATGCTGACGCTGGGGCTGTTCAAGCTGGGGTTTCTAGCCAATTTCCTAAGCCATCCGGTGATCTCCGGCTTCATCACGGCCGCAGGCATCCTGATCGCCTCCAGCCAGTTGCGGCATTTGCTGGGCGCTGATGTCAGCGGCAAAACCTTGCCAGAGGTGATCCCGTCGCTTGTCAGTAATATCGGCGGCCTGTCACCCGCCACACTGGCGCTGTCTGTGGTCATGCTGACATTTCTGTTCTGGTCACGCGCGGGGCTGGCAAAACTGCTTGTCCGGCTGGGCCTGTCTGCACCTGCAGCGAAATTGCTGGGCAAAACCGGACTGCTGATTGCGGTTGTCGGGTCCACATTGGCGGTCTGGGGTTTTGGGCTGGACCAGATGGGGGTCGCCTCGGTCGGTGATATACCGCGCGGCTTGCCGCAGATCGGTCTGCCCGCCTTCGAGTTTGACCTGATACATCTGTTATTAGCCCCTGCTGCGATGATCGCAATTGTCGGATATGTCGAGTCGATCTCGATTGCGCAAACTCTTGCGGCCAAGAAACGCCAGTTCATTGACCCTGACCGTGAGTTGGTAGCCCTTGGGCTGGCCAATCTGGGCGCGGGGCTCAGCAATGCCATGCCGGTGACAGGCGGTTTGTCCCGCTCGATCGTGAATTACGATGCAGGCGCCGCAACCCCGGCGGCGGGCGCGATCACCGCGGTTCTGATCGGGCTGGCCGTGCTGGTTCTGACACCTCTGATGTTCTACCTGCCGCGCGCCACATTGGCGGCCATCATCATTGTGGCGGTATTCTCACTGCTCGATTTCCGCGCCCTGCCCCGCACATGGAGCTATTCACGCGCCGATGGGGCCGCGATGGCGGCAACCATGGCCGTCACACTGCTGATCGGGGTGGAACAAGGGCTTCTGGCCGGTGTCGGGCTGTCGCTGCTGCTGTATCTGTACCGCACCTCGCGCCCGCATATGGCTGTGGTCGGTCAAGTTCCGGGCACCGAGCATTTCCGCAATGTAACCCGCCACGCTGTGGTGACGGACCCCGCGATCTTCTCCATCCGCGTGGACGAGTCGCTGTATTTCCCCAATGCCCGCGCGCTGGAAGACCGGATCGTGCAGGCGCTGGCCGATACGCCTGCCCTGCGCCATGTCGTGCTGCAATGCGGGGCGGTAAATTACATCGACGCCTCGGCGCTAGAGAGCCTTGAGGCGATCAATGAGCGTCTGGACGGTGCAGGTGTCGCCTTTCATCTGTCCGAGGTCAAAGGGCCGGTCATGGACCAGTTGAACCGCAGCCACTTTCTGCACGATCTGACAGGACAGGTGTTTTTGACACAATATGACGCAATGCTGGCCCTCGCTCCCGACCTGACCCGTGACTGCCTCACGTCCGAGCGTTGCGAGACACAGTTGGACAAGGTGTGA
- the tsf gene encoding translation elongation factor Ts translates to MTITAAMVKELRESTGAGMMDAKKALTENNGDMDAALDWLRTKGLAKAAKKADRVAAEGLVGVSVDGGKGVAVEINSETDFVAKNAEFQGMVAQITTAALGVSSVDELKTATVDGKPVETLVTEAIAKIGENLTLRRMDTIEGDAVAAYVHNSAAEGMGKIGVLVALKGADNGIGKQLAMHIAATSPLALNEEALDPALVERERTVQTQKALEENATADKPKPEAVIQNNIIPGRMKKYLEENTLVNQKFVMNPDITVAQAAKDAGVEILGFIRMGVGEGIEKKEENFAEEVAKMNS, encoded by the coding sequence ATGACAATCACCGCTGCAATGGTGAAGGAACTGCGCGAGTCGACTGGCGCAGGTATGATGGACGCCAAAAAGGCGCTGACTGAAAACAATGGCGACATGGACGCGGCCCTTGATTGGCTGCGCACCAAAGGTCTGGCCAAGGCCGCCAAGAAAGCGGACCGTGTGGCCGCCGAGGGTCTGGTTGGCGTGAGTGTCGACGGCGGCAAGGGCGTCGCAGTCGAGATCAACTCGGAAACCGATTTCGTGGCCAAGAATGCTGAATTTCAGGGCATGGTCGCACAGATCACGACCGCCGCACTTGGCGTGTCATCCGTGGACGAGTTGAAAACCGCGACTGTAGACGGCAAGCCGGTCGAAACACTTGTGACCGAGGCGATTGCCAAAATCGGTGAGAACCTGACGCTGCGCCGCATGGACACAATCGAGGGTGACGCAGTTGCGGCCTATGTGCACAACTCTGCCGCTGAGGGCATGGGCAAGATCGGTGTGCTGGTCGCGCTGAAAGGTGCCGATAACGGCATCGGCAAACAGCTTGCCATGCACATTGCCGCAACCAGCCCGCTGGCGCTGAACGAAGAAGCGCTTGATCCTGCGCTGGTCGAGCGTGAACGCACTGTCCAGACGCAAAAAGCGCTGGAAGAAAACGCGACCGCTGACAAGCCCAAGCCCGAAGCCGTGATCCAAAACAACATCATCCCCGGCCGGATGAAGAAGTATCTGGAAGAAAACACCCTGGTAAACCAGAAGTTCGTCATGAACCCTGACATCACTGTGGCACAGGCCGCAAAAGATGCAGGAGTCGAGATTCTGGGCTTCATCCGCATGGGTGTCGGCGAAGGTATCGAGAAGAAAGAAGAAAACTTCGCTGAAGAAGTCGCGAAGATGAACAGCTAA
- the rpsB gene encoding 30S ribosomal protein S2, with protein sequence MALPDFTLRQLLEAGVHFGHQTQRWNPRMAPYIYGERNGIHILDLTQTLPLLDAALNVIRETVAKGGSILFVGTKRQAAKSIADAAERSAQFYMNHRWLGGTLTNWKTVSQSIQRLKAIDEQLESGAEGLTKKERLGMEREQAKLQASLGGIRDMGGLPSLLFVIDVNKEDLAILEAKKLGIPVVAVVDTNCPPEGVDYIIPGNDDAARAIALYCDLAARAALDGMSAQMGAAGIDLGALEETPVEEALAEAGVEQTDA encoded by the coding sequence ATGGCGCTTCCTGATTTCACGTTGCGTCAGCTTTTGGAAGCTGGCGTTCACTTCGGCCACCAGACTCAGCGCTGGAACCCACGCATGGCACCGTATATCTACGGCGAGCGTAATGGCATTCACATTCTCGACCTGACACAGACGCTGCCCCTGCTGGACGCGGCGCTGAATGTTATTCGTGAAACTGTTGCCAAGGGCGGCAGCATTCTGTTCGTCGGCACCAAGCGTCAGGCGGCCAAGTCGATCGCAGACGCTGCCGAGCGTTCGGCACAGTTCTACATGAACCACCGCTGGCTGGGCGGCACATTGACCAACTGGAAAACCGTGTCGCAATCCATCCAGCGCCTGAAGGCAATCGACGAGCAGCTGGAAAGCGGCGCCGAAGGCCTGACCAAGAAAGAGCGTCTTGGCATGGAGCGCGAGCAGGCCAAACTGCAAGCGTCGCTGGGTGGTATCCGTGACATGGGCGGCCTTCCAAGCCTGCTGTTTGTCATCGACGTCAACAAAGAAGATCTGGCCATTCTGGAAGCCAAGAAATTGGGCATTCCGGTTGTGGCTGTGGTTGACACCAACTGCCCGCCAGAAGGCGTTGATTACATCATCCCCGGCAATGACGACGCAGCACGCGCGATTGCGCTGTATTGCGATCTGGCTGCACGCGCAGCCCTTGACGGGATGAGCGCGCAGATGGGTGCTGCCGGGATCGACCTTGGCGCATTGGAGGAAACTCCGGTCGAGGAAGCCCTTGCCGAGGCTGGCGTAGAGCAAACCGACGCATAA
- the deoD gene encoding purine-nucleoside phosphorylase gives MTIHIGAKPGQIAETVLMPGDPLRAKWAAEQFLEDVICVNQVRGMLGFTGTWRGHRVTIHGSGMGMASASIYANELIRDYGAKTLIRVGSAGAMQHSLGIRDIVLAQGCTTLTMPSRGIFRELNFAPCADFGLLHAAYQAAQARDVRTHVGNVYSSDVFYDERPDLNEIMQRHGVLCVEMEAAELYAVAARHNVRALAVLTISDHLLTQEALPASEREHSFGAMIELALESAFAPQP, from the coding sequence ATGACCATTCATATCGGGGCCAAGCCGGGCCAGATTGCCGAAACAGTGCTGATGCCGGGCGACCCTTTGCGCGCGAAATGGGCCGCCGAGCAGTTTCTGGAAGATGTCATTTGCGTCAATCAGGTGCGCGGTATGCTGGGTTTCACCGGCACATGGCGCGGGCATCGGGTGACGATACACGGCTCTGGCATGGGCATGGCATCGGCATCGATTTATGCCAATGAACTGATCCGCGACTATGGGGCCAAGACGCTGATCCGCGTGGGGTCTGCGGGTGCCATGCAACACAGTTTGGGCATTCGGGACATTGTTCTGGCGCAGGGGTGCACCACCCTGACCATGCCCTCGCGCGGGATCTTCCGCGAACTCAATTTCGCCCCCTGTGCCGATTTTGGCCTGTTGCATGCGGCCTATCAGGCAGCACAGGCGCGGGATGTGCGCACGCATGTTGGCAATGTCTATTCGTCCGACGTGTTCTATGATGAACGCCCCGACCTGAACGAGATCATGCAACGTCACGGCGTGCTGTGTGTCGAGATGGAAGCGGCAGAACTCTACGCGGTTGCCGCCCGCCACAATGTGCGCGCGCTGGCGGTTCTGACCATCTCGGATCATCTGCTGACGCAAGAGGCCTTGCCTGCCTCGGAGCGCGAACACAGCTTTGGCGCAATGATCGAGTTGGCGTTGGAGTCCGCATTCGCCCCCCAGCCGTAA